From Salvelinus sp. IW2-2015 linkage group LG33, ASM291031v2, whole genome shotgun sequence, one genomic window encodes:
- the LOC111957608 gene encoding prostaglandin E synthase 2 isoform X2: MAASCARTVGKIGWHILESPVCLAGNIASLVPRVSLHRSSRAHGTGGSGFRSKLPFSPLRGGRVLGCAFLLGGGLGLYKTIQLSVQHHLAEEEEAKAYSDGGLKLTLYQYKTCPFCSKVRAFLDYHRLPYEIVEVNPVMRKEIRWSTYRKMPILMVNDDVQLNDSSVIISALKTQLVSKDKTISEILRCYPEMKAVNEKGKEVTEFNNKYWVMVNEAEGQTMYPEKDSRKEEIKWRKWADDWLVHLISPNVYRSTGEALASFDYIVREGKFGTYEGFFAKYVGAAAMFVISKRLKSRHNLQDDVRQDLYKAVNEWVAAIGKKLFMGGDQPNLADLAVYGILRVMKGLEAWNDMMENTKVKSWYRRMEKATESHEDHN; encoded by the exons ATGGCAGCTTCCTGTGCGAGAACTGTCGGTAAGATCGGCTGGCACATTTTGGAGTCTCCAGTATGTCTTGCTGGGAATATTGCCTCTCTGGTTCCAAGGGTCTCGCTGCATAGATCAAGCAGGGCACACGGAACGGGCGGTTCAGGATTCCGATCCAAACTGCCCTTCTCCCCTCTGCGCGGTGGCCGTGTCCTGGGTTGTGCGTTCCTGCTTGGAGGGGGACTTGGCTTGTATAAAACAATACAGTTGTCTGTCCAACATCACCTtgctgaagaagaagaagcaaaG GCTTATTCTGATGGTGGCCTGAAGTTGACCCTGTACCAGTACAAGACCTGCCCGTTCTGCAGTAAAGTGCGAGCTTTTCTGGACTACCATCGGCTTCCATATGAGATTGTGGAGGTCAACCccgtcatgaggaaggaaatcAGGTGGTCAACTTACAGAAAAATGCCAATCCTAATGGTGAACGATGATGTG CAACTGAACGATTCCTCAGTAATAATCAGCGCTTTGAAGACACAGTTGGTGAGCAA agATAAAACCATCTCAGAGATTCTGCGCTGTTACCCAGAGATGAAAGCGGTCAACGAGAAGGGGAAGGAGGTGACAGAGTTCAACAACAAGTACTGGGTAATGGTGAATGAAGCTGAAGGTCAGACGATGTACCCAGAGAAAGACTCCAGAAA AGAGGAGATCAAATGGCGTAAGTGGGCAGATGATTGGCTGGTTCACCTGATCTCGCCCAACGTGTACCGGTCCACTGGAGAGGCCCTGGCCTCCTTTGACTATATTGTCCGTGAGGGCAAGTTTGGCACTTATGAGGGCTTCTTTGCAAAGTATGTTGGAGCAGCTGCCATGTTTGTCATCTCAAAAAGACTGAAAAGTAG ACACAACTTGCAGGATGATGTGAGACAGGATCTGTACAAGGCAGTCAATGAGTGGGTGGCGGCCATTGGCAAGAAGTTGTTCATGGGTGGAGACCAGCCCAATCTGGCTGACCTG GCAGTGTATGGGATTCTGAGAGTGATGAAGGGTCTTGAGGCCTGGAATGACATGATGGAGAACACCAAGGTGAAGAGCTGGTACAGACGCATGGAGAAAGCTACAGAAAGCCATGAGGACCATAACTGA
- the LOC111957608 gene encoding prostaglandin E synthase 2 isoform X1 → MAASCARTVGKIGWHILESPVCLAGNIASLVPRVSLHRSSRAHGTGGSGFRSKLPFSPLRGGRVLGCAFLLGGGLGLYKTIQLSVQHHLAEEEEAKAYSDGGLKLTLYQYKTCPFCSKVRAFLDYHRLPYEIVEVNPVMRKEIRWSTYRKMPILMVNDDVQLNDSSVIISALKTQLVSKDKTISEILRCYPEMKAVNEKGKEVTEFNNKYWVMVNEAEGQTMYPEKDSRKEEIKWRKWADDWLVHLISPNVYRSTGEALASFDYIVREGKFGTYEGFFAKYVGAAAMFVISKRLKNTTCRMM, encoded by the exons ATGGCAGCTTCCTGTGCGAGAACTGTCGGTAAGATCGGCTGGCACATTTTGGAGTCTCCAGTATGTCTTGCTGGGAATATTGCCTCTCTGGTTCCAAGGGTCTCGCTGCATAGATCAAGCAGGGCACACGGAACGGGCGGTTCAGGATTCCGATCCAAACTGCCCTTCTCCCCTCTGCGCGGTGGCCGTGTCCTGGGTTGTGCGTTCCTGCTTGGAGGGGGACTTGGCTTGTATAAAACAATACAGTTGTCTGTCCAACATCACCTtgctgaagaagaagaagcaaaG GCTTATTCTGATGGTGGCCTGAAGTTGACCCTGTACCAGTACAAGACCTGCCCGTTCTGCAGTAAAGTGCGAGCTTTTCTGGACTACCATCGGCTTCCATATGAGATTGTGGAGGTCAACCccgtcatgaggaaggaaatcAGGTGGTCAACTTACAGAAAAATGCCAATCCTAATGGTGAACGATGATGTG CAACTGAACGATTCCTCAGTAATAATCAGCGCTTTGAAGACACAGTTGGTGAGCAA agATAAAACCATCTCAGAGATTCTGCGCTGTTACCCAGAGATGAAAGCGGTCAACGAGAAGGGGAAGGAGGTGACAGAGTTCAACAACAAGTACTGGGTAATGGTGAATGAAGCTGAAGGTCAGACGATGTACCCAGAGAAAGACTCCAGAAA AGAGGAGATCAAATGGCGTAAGTGGGCAGATGATTGGCTGGTTCACCTGATCTCGCCCAACGTGTACCGGTCCACTGGAGAGGCCCTGGCCTCCTTTGACTATATTGTCCGTGAGGGCAAGTTTGGCACTTATGAGGGCTTCTTTGCAAAGTATGTTGGAGCAGCTGCCATGTTTGTCATCTCAAAAAGACTGAAAA ACACAACTTGCAGGATGATGTGA